In the SAR202 cluster bacterium genome, one interval contains:
- a CDS encoding IS5/IS1182 family transposase, giving the protein MRRNMGNPSMIEAFLPEQVGRNERLERIAQVVDWEKMGKLVSDI; this is encoded by the coding sequence ATGCGCCGCAATATGGGAAACCCGTCCATGATCGAAGCGTTCCTTCCCGAGCAGGTTGGGCGTAACGAGCGATTGGAGAGGATAGCCCAAGTTGTGGACTGGGAAAAGATGGGAAAGCTGGTGTCAGATATC
- a CDS encoding methionine synthase: MTQTETRKTAFLERLKRGDVVVSDGATGTYLQARGLEPGGCPEELNASQPELVRRMSADYYNAGSEISLTNSFGGSKFILKKYGHGDRVRELNRLAASHARSVASRGHYVFGSVGPTGEFLEPLGAVSESEMYDSFTEQVKALEEGGADGVCIETMTALEEASLAVKAAKENTQLAVITTMTFDKGARGWFTMMGVTPERAVKHLRDVGADVVGANCGNGVEAMIELSGIMRKATDGYLIVHSNAGIPAIRKGQIVYPETPEWMAQKLIQIAEIGTNIVGGCCGTTPRHIQAFCDAIRAKEEGR, encoded by the coding sequence ATGACACAGACTGAGACGAGGAAGACGGCTTTTCTGGAAAGACTGAAGCGCGGCGACGTTGTAGTGTCGGACGGCGCTACGGGCACGTACCTGCAGGCGAGAGGCCTGGAGCCGGGCGGGTGCCCGGAGGAGCTGAACGCCAGCCAGCCTGAGCTGGTGCGGCGGATGTCGGCGGACTACTATAACGCCGGCTCGGAGATATCGCTGACCAACTCATTCGGCGGCAGCAAGTTCATACTGAAGAAGTACGGTCACGGCGACCGCGTGCGGGAGCTTAACCGCCTGGCGGCATCTCATGCCCGATCGGTGGCATCGCGCGGCCACTACGTCTTCGGCTCCGTTGGCCCCACGGGCGAGTTCCTGGAGCCGCTGGGCGCGGTGAGCGAGTCCGAAATGTACGATTCGTTCACCGAGCAGGTGAAGGCGCTGGAAGAGGGCGGCGCCGACGGCGTGTGCATCGAGACGATGACCGCCTTGGAGGAGGCGTCGCTGGCGGTGAAGGCCGCGAAGGAGAACACGCAGCTCGCGGTCATTACGACGATGACGTTCGATAAGGGCGCGCGCGGCTGGTTCACAATGATGGGCGTTACCCCGGAGCGGGCAGTGAAGCACCTGCGGGACGTCGGCGCAGACGTGGTCGGAGCGAACTGCGGCAACGGCGTGGAGGCGATGATTGAGCTTTCCGGTATAATGCGCAAGGCTACGGACGGCTACCTGATCGTCCACTCCAACGCGGGCATACCTGCCATTCGAAAGGGGCAGATCGTCTACCCCGAGACGCCGGAGTGGATGGCGCAGAAGTTAATTCAGATAGCAGAAATTGGAACAAACATAGTGGGCGGGTGCTGCGGCACCACTCCAAGGCACATACAGGCGTTCTGCGACGCTATAAGGGCGAAGGAGGAGGGCCGATAG
- a CDS encoding sortase: MNARTIGIALLGIGATLLVLSGAYYAYGAFANAKGDRELNAETERPGGPTAVAAAFTPTSAPATPIPQASATSAPTAVPTAVPTAPPASTPTATGPAPAATPSASATRPPATPAAVPEPTAAPTALSTPAPTVIPTAEGITVVVEPKPEQLQTSGDRMNASVPPPTQHVFATRMMIPAVNLDTAVKELEVVWSGGSAAWENPKFIVGHIPTTAAPADVGQGWYFGHLESPVYNEGNVFQRLPELAQKFYKAQQEKTGEKFEVQLVAGNRLYTYQVYKTEYMHKDKLTVTDSRLQDITLVTCFPQYVYDHRLLVTASLVEVRDLPQTAMSFR, from the coding sequence ATGAACGCACGAACAATCGGAATTGCGCTGCTGGGCATAGGAGCGACCCTCCTGGTGCTCTCGGGCGCATACTACGCGTACGGCGCTTTTGCCAACGCAAAGGGCGATAGAGAGCTCAACGCGGAGACGGAACGCCCGGGCGGTCCCACGGCCGTCGCGGCGGCGTTCACTCCCACATCCGCCCCGGCAACACCCATCCCGCAGGCAAGCGCTACCAGTGCGCCGACGGCCGTCCCTACAGCCGTCCCGACCGCACCGCCTGCATCGACGCCGACCGCAACAGGCCCGGCCCCTGCCGCAACGCCGTCTGCCTCTGCAACGCGCCCGCCCGCCACGCCAGCCGCCGTGCCGGAGCCAACCGCCGCGCCCACAGCTTTATCCACCCCTGCGCCAACCGTAATACCCACGGCAGAAGGCATTACCGTTGTGGTGGAGCCGAAGCCTGAACAGCTTCAGACCAGCGGGGACCGCATGAACGCCAGCGTCCCGCCTCCCACGCAGCACGTCTTCGCCACCCGAATGATGATCCCGGCCGTGAATCTGGACACAGCCGTCAAGGAGCTTGAGGTGGTCTGGTCCGGCGGCAGTGCGGCGTGGGAGAACCCCAAATTCATAGTCGGCCACATTCCAACTACGGCGGCCCCTGCCGATGTGGGCCAGGGGTGGTACTTCGGCCACCTGGAGAGCCCCGTATACAATGAGGGCAACGTTTTCCAGCGTCTGCCGGAGCTTGCCCAGAAGTTCTACAAGGCCCAGCAGGAGAAGACGGGTGAGAAGTTTGAGGTACAGCTTGTGGCCGGCAACAGGCTGTACACGTACCAGGTATACAAGACCGAGTACATGCACAAGGACAAGCTGACTGTGACCGATTCACGCTTGCAGGACATCACCCTGGTGACCTGCTTCCCGCAATACGTGTACGACCACCGCCTGCTGGTCACCGCGTCCCTTGTAGAGGTGCGGGACCTGCCACAGACTGCAATGAGCTTTCGCTAA
- a CDS encoding TlpA family protein disulfide reductase — translation MTPAIRVTIVTVGALLVFGFMALLAWGLANKSPVTGMSGFTRVNQPAPDFALPLFDGATTTLADYRGKPLVINFWASWCGPCRDEARALEQTWRKYRDRGVVFLGPNIQDADRSARSYIAEFGITYPNGRDAQGRMAIDYGVVGMPVTFFVNAEGIVVRRYVGAMPQTILDQWVGELAAGVSPSGATEGANPEGFREIE, via the coding sequence ATGACCCCCGCCATCCGCGTAACTATCGTCACCGTGGGCGCACTCCTCGTCTTCGGCTTCATGGCCCTGCTCGCCTGGGGACTAGCCAACAAGTCGCCCGTCACCGGCATGAGCGGCTTCACACGGGTCAACCAGCCCGCGCCTGACTTCGCCCTGCCTTTGTTCGACGGAGCGACGACCACGCTTGCCGACTACCGAGGCAAGCCGCTCGTCATCAACTTCTGGGCCTCCTGGTGCGGCCCCTGCCGCGACGAGGCGCGCGCGCTGGAGCAGACCTGGCGGAAGTACCGCGACCGCGGAGTAGTGTTCCTGGGACCCAACATCCAGGACGCTGATCGCAGTGCCCGGTCGTACATCGCGGAGTTCGGCATAACATACCCCAACGGCCGAGACGCGCAGGGCCGCATGGCCATCGACTATGGCGTCGTGGGCATGCCGGTAACCTTCTTCGTCAACGCGGAGGGAATCGTCGTGCGCCGCTACGTCGGGGCGATGCCCCAGACCATCCTCGACCAGTGGGTCGGAGAGCTGGCCGCCGGCGTCTCGCCCTCAGGCGCCACCGAGGGCGCCAACCCGGAAGGGTTCAGGGAGATTGAATAG
- a CDS encoding AarF/ABC1/UbiB kinase family protein produces the protein MTFPFQQVTEQEARQKKGHMRRYRQIVDVLGRHGLGYVAGGWVDRLAPWRWGQPRRVRVHTRPEHVRLALEELGTTFVKLGQILSTRADLLPPEYLAELSRLQDNVSPIPYRMVEDAIVAELGGKPSALFASFDPNPLTSASIGQAHLATLTDGAEVVVKVRRPGVVVHVDEDLDLLLRFADTAARRFIWARQNDIPGLMREFAEALQLEMDYVREGQSAEHFAKFFENDPTVHIPKIYWDLTTSRVITMERIKGIKVFDVGRIETAGIDRRKLAENGVRIWLRMVFESGMFHADPHPGNLFIEEDGRIGLIDFGMVGVMDDLTQDRLVEVLIAVSNNDMDRLADALMEAGVTGSPTSRDILQRDLRYLLARYAGRSLGEIHLGRVLSEVFTVIRRNRLRLPPNMFLLLKTLAMAEGMGTRIAPDFQMLPVIKPYAQSAVTRRLSPIYWGKRFARSSNDAAELAVELPRHMRRLLTALERGNIEIKAHPSGLDPTIKRLERMFNRLVVGILTAAFIVGLSQLVAAYTPFQDVRWVGGLLGLGVLAALGMGVYLAVSILRSGGGTEE, from the coding sequence ATGACGTTTCCCTTCCAGCAGGTTACTGAGCAGGAGGCCCGGCAGAAGAAGGGCCACATGCGCCGGTACCGCCAGATTGTGGATGTGCTGGGCAGGCACGGGCTGGGGTACGTGGCGGGTGGGTGGGTGGACCGCCTGGCGCCGTGGCGTTGGGGCCAGCCCCGCCGCGTGAGGGTGCACACGCGGCCGGAGCACGTGCGCCTTGCGCTGGAGGAGCTGGGGACGACGTTTGTGAAGCTGGGGCAGATCCTCTCCACGCGCGCCGACCTTTTGCCGCCGGAATACCTGGCGGAGCTATCCAGGCTGCAGGACAACGTGTCGCCGATCCCGTACCGCATGGTGGAGGATGCGATCGTCGCCGAGCTTGGCGGCAAGCCGTCTGCGCTCTTTGCCTCGTTCGACCCGAACCCGCTAACTTCAGCCTCCATTGGGCAGGCGCACCTTGCGACGCTGACGGACGGCGCCGAGGTGGTGGTGAAGGTGCGCAGGCCCGGCGTGGTGGTGCACGTGGACGAGGACCTGGACCTGCTACTGCGATTTGCGGACACGGCGGCCAGGCGCTTCATATGGGCGCGACAGAACGATATCCCCGGTCTGATGCGGGAGTTCGCAGAGGCGCTGCAGCTCGAAATGGATTATGTGCGCGAAGGGCAGAGCGCAGAGCATTTCGCGAAGTTCTTCGAGAACGACCCCACAGTGCACATCCCGAAGATCTACTGGGACCTGACGACATCGCGCGTTATCACGATGGAGCGGATCAAAGGGATCAAGGTGTTCGATGTGGGCCGTATTGAGACGGCCGGGATCGACAGGCGGAAGCTGGCGGAGAACGGCGTCAGGATCTGGCTCAGGATGGTGTTCGAGAGCGGGATGTTCCACGCGGACCCCCACCCCGGGAACCTGTTCATTGAAGAGGACGGCCGGATAGGGCTGATCGACTTCGGTATGGTGGGGGTTATGGATGACCTCACCCAGGACCGCCTTGTAGAGGTCCTGATCGCCGTCAGCAACAACGACATGGACCGCCTGGCGGACGCGCTGATGGAGGCTGGTGTGACGGGCAGCCCAACCTCACGGGATATCCTGCAGAGGGACCTGCGTTACCTGCTGGCGCGATACGCAGGCCGGAGCCTCGGTGAGATACACCTGGGCAGGGTGCTGTCCGAAGTCTTCACTGTGATCCGACGCAACCGGCTGCGCCTGCCTCCGAACATGTTCCTGCTCCTCAAGACGCTCGCAATGGCGGAGGGGATGGGCACCAGGATAGCCCCCGATTTCCAGATGCTGCCCGTGATAAAGCCTTACGCGCAGTCCGCCGTGACGCGCAGGCTCTCACCGATCTACTGGGGCAAGCGCTTTGCGCGGTCCAGCAACGACGCGGCGGAGCTTGCCGTGGAGCTTCCCCGGCACATGCGCCGCTTGCTGACTGCCCTTGAGCGCGGCAACATTGAAATCAAGGCCCACCCCTCCGGGCTGGACCCGACGATCAAGCGGCTTGAGAGGATGTTTAACCGTCTGGTGGTAGGAATTCTGACCGCGGCCTTCATTGTGGGCCTCTCTCAGCTCGTTGCCGCCTACACTCCTTTCCAGGACGTGCGCTGGGTCGGCGGCCTGCTGGGGCTGGGTGTGCTGGCCGCCCTGGGCATGGGCGTCTACCTGGCCGTGAGCATCCTGCGTTCGGGAGGAGGAACGGAGGAATAG